From the Lancefieldella sp. Marseille-Q7238 genome, one window contains:
- a CDS encoding MFS transporter: MKDAKSTSRKVVLAAFLACFCLFGFRSTFSILQVPMGKDLRWTGSQLSLGYSLMMMVYAVTAFFAGKIVDKSGCRPVYFAGAVFCCLGMVATSFIDNIYFYFFSYGVFAGIGTGMLWVSSTTSCRKWFVGDRYSTAWGIAFAGAPIAQVLLTLFMKPFLAQNASAWRTVMLIMGFVFLALLSVSALVAQRNPSDLGLEPFGKLPQKKNEKTHDFTVAEAFHTRAMWCDIFAFLFAMLGEFLIWSQIVKYWTVNLNMDLGTASNMYIIIGVCGIFTMPLLGKVADRLVKSRGNEPEARRIVLIAGPIVGAIGCVLLLMMKADQLWLGALCCVLFACYWAVEPGGCAGYAGSVFGNKYFGKVWGFATLIVMFVGPATGSFMGGFLADVTGNYTASVIFALCGFVLSALMALLLPKEVKAPTRAQEAGAHCRERQTISSAL, from the coding sequence ATGAAAGATGCTAAGTCAACCTCGCGTAAGGTAGTACTAGCAGCCTTCCTTGCGTGTTTCTGTCTTTTTGGTTTCCGTTCAACATTTTCTATCCTTCAGGTTCCTATGGGCAAAGATCTCAGATGGACCGGATCACAACTATCTCTGGGCTATTCTCTTATGATGATGGTGTATGCGGTAACGGCTTTCTTTGCGGGTAAGATTGTTGATAAGAGTGGCTGCAGGCCGGTGTATTTTGCAGGTGCTGTATTTTGCTGTCTTGGTATGGTGGCTACTTCGTTTATTGATAATATTTATTTCTACTTCTTTAGCTACGGTGTTTTTGCAGGTATCGGCACCGGTATGCTGTGGGTATCTTCGACTACCTCATGTCGCAAGTGGTTTGTAGGTGACCGTTACTCCACGGCGTGGGGCATCGCTTTTGCTGGAGCTCCTATCGCTCAGGTATTGCTTACGCTTTTTATGAAGCCGTTCTTAGCTCAGAATGCATCCGCATGGCGTACTGTCATGTTGATTATGGGCTTCGTCTTTCTTGCGCTTCTTTCGGTATCGGCTCTCGTCGCTCAACGAAACCCCAGTGATCTTGGCCTTGAACCGTTTGGAAAACTTCCGCAAAAGAAAAACGAGAAAACCCATGACTTCACGGTTGCAGAAGCATTTCATACGCGCGCTATGTGGTGTGATATTTTTGCGTTTCTCTTTGCAATGCTTGGTGAATTTCTCATCTGGTCTCAAATTGTTAAATACTGGACGGTCAATCTGAATATGGATCTTGGCACTGCCTCCAACATGTATATTATCATCGGTGTCTGCGGAATCTTTACGATGCCGCTTTTGGGTAAGGTTGCAGATCGTCTTGTAAAGTCAAGAGGAAATGAACCGGAAGCACGCCGCATCGTACTTATTGCCGGTCCTATCGTTGGCGCTATCGGGTGCGTTCTTCTCCTTATGATGAAGGCTGATCAGTTGTGGCTCGGCGCACTTTGTTGCGTATTGTTTGCCTGCTATTGGGCGGTTGAGCCAGGTGGATGCGCTGGATATGCCGGATCGGTTTTTGGTAATAAGTACTTTGGTAAAGTTTGGGGATTTGCTACGCTCATCGTTATGTTTGTTGGGCCGGCGACCGGTTCCTTTATGGGTGGATTTTTAGCCGATGTAACGGGCAACTATACTGCATCTGTCATTTTTGCTCTCTGCGGGTTTGTCCTTTCTGCACTTATGGCTCTGCTTCTTCCGAAGGAAGTCAAAGCTCCAACTCGTGCCCAAGAGGCGGGGGCTCATTGTCGGGAGCGGCAGACAATCTCTTCCGCACTCTAG
- the hpdC gene encoding 4-hydroxyphenylacetate decarboxylase small subunit has translation MCKYRDCDFYIPIDVVKGIDHAHGDVVVMGDEEIAAVDFVPAHKCKFCAHYKETERNMGICSGFTTEYWAFAENGARNCEAFEMAKDLVEA, from the coding sequence ATGTGTAAGTATCGCGATTGCGATTTCTATATTCCCATTGATGTCGTAAAGGGTATCGATCACGCTCACGGTGATGTTGTAGTAATGGGCGATGAAGAAATTGCTGCTGTTGACTTTGTTCCCGCTCATAAGTGCAAGTTCTGTGCGCACTATAAAGAAACTGAGAGGAACATGGGAATATGTAGCGGATTTACAACCGAGTATTGGGCGTTTGCAGAGAACGGTGCTCGTAACTGCGAGGCGTTCGAGATGGCAAAGGACCTCGTTGAAGCGTAG
- the hpdB gene encoding 4-hydroxyphenylacetate decarboxylase large subunit, whose amino-acid sequence MATLQPMKLSEVLAERGLSLESHANGEAPAEITDREIKREPTPRANYLRDIYFDTLSSLDIQESYWYSRAAAEHEGEVPIMRRGYALKSVFEHLDTPIWPHEQLVGAKAGFYRGSAPLPWLTESFFMDKDSDLYKAALDTGAESSAEVSHFGAGGGNVTQSFGNVVSVGGKYGVRLENVPAMHRLAYSWAGKSVEDVARKYEQMVPEYKIKENIMKSVVSNFDSGFTIPQGREVMNYYFVLEHGFDELIDICKKRAGEVAGEPGGDGIAGMDRLYYYTAMGLLVQGLSKWFDNYGKEADRLISITTDETEIAELKEISERLHRLAHEKPKTFKDAFQTIYLLHLAELNEDAMSGLSPGRIGQVLYPYFEQDIENGTLTEEEVEEWQELYRVKMTCIDAFACTGVVGGVLSGNTFNNVCIGGVDRDGKSAANRLEMIMLDAGINCQTTQPTLSLLYDEANPEEFVMKCMECVKTGAGYPAIMNNRVAMEFLLNQYAHEGMTVQEARAWSVGGCLETSPGTWMPLHLNGKLYWIPGGSAQPTSVGIHFLNNPKILELALNNGFDKRTGLQVFPPHDKSFETFEELDEQYKVYYQKACEVLNKCMNIQHDVWRKFTPSMVNSLLKPNCLEKGLGIAHKGYRYNSTFNIECCGTCNQINSMAAIKKLVYEDKKYTLEQLKDALDNNFGYKTSKEVGSESLKDQEKRTDDDGRYDEIHADCLRAPKYGNDDPYVDQMLYDWEQWFCNDLPATIENLYGEPYYVCQMSVSTHGPEGAVTAATADGRLQGTTFADASMSAYPGTDTHGQYALFESATGWDHSMSQNSQMNLKLHPSAAKGIEGSRKLMDLTRAYMRKGGFHIQYNIIDSRILKKAQANPENYRTLLIRVAGFTQYWVEIGKPIQDEVIARTEYESI is encoded by the coding sequence ATGGCAACACTTCAACCGATGAAGCTGAGTGAAGTTCTCGCTGAGCGCGGGCTTTCTCTTGAAAGTCATGCAAACGGAGAGGCACCGGCTGAAATCACTGATCGAGAGATCAAGAGGGAGCCAACCCCGCGAGCTAACTACCTCCGTGATATTTACTTCGACACGCTCTCCTCGCTGGACATTCAGGAGTCCTACTGGTACTCCCGTGCAGCAGCCGAGCACGAGGGAGAAGTTCCTATCATGCGGCGTGGTTATGCTTTGAAGAGCGTATTTGAACACCTTGATACGCCGATTTGGCCGCATGAGCAGCTCGTGGGTGCAAAAGCGGGGTTTTATCGCGGCTCTGCACCTCTGCCTTGGCTGACGGAAAGTTTCTTTATGGACAAAGATTCTGATTTGTACAAGGCAGCCCTTGACACGGGAGCCGAATCCAGCGCAGAGGTTTCTCACTTTGGCGCGGGTGGCGGCAACGTTACACAGAGCTTCGGAAACGTTGTTTCTGTTGGTGGTAAGTATGGCGTACGCCTTGAAAACGTTCCTGCGATGCATCGTCTTGCGTATTCTTGGGCCGGCAAGTCAGTTGAAGATGTCGCTCGTAAGTATGAGCAGATGGTTCCTGAATACAAGATCAAAGAGAACATCATGAAGTCCGTTGTCAGTAACTTTGACTCCGGTTTCACCATTCCTCAGGGCCGCGAAGTTATGAATTACTACTTTGTACTTGAGCATGGATTCGATGAGCTCATTGATATTTGCAAGAAACGTGCCGGTGAGGTAGCTGGTGAGCCAGGCGGCGATGGTATTGCCGGTATGGACAGGCTGTATTATTACACTGCTATGGGCTTGTTGGTTCAAGGTCTTTCCAAGTGGTTTGACAATTACGGAAAAGAAGCCGATCGCCTTATTTCTATTACCACTGACGAAACCGAAATTGCTGAGCTGAAGGAAATTTCCGAGCGCCTGCATCGGTTGGCACATGAGAAGCCAAAGACATTTAAAGACGCTTTCCAGACCATTTATCTTTTGCATTTGGCAGAACTCAATGAAGATGCAATGTCCGGTCTTTCTCCTGGTCGTATAGGACAAGTTCTCTACCCCTATTTTGAACAGGATATTGAAAACGGCACTCTTACTGAGGAAGAGGTCGAAGAATGGCAAGAGCTGTATCGCGTTAAGATGACCTGCATCGATGCTTTTGCCTGTACCGGTGTTGTCGGAGGTGTCCTTTCGGGCAATACATTCAACAATGTCTGTATCGGTGGTGTTGATCGCGACGGCAAGTCCGCAGCAAACCGTCTTGAGATGATTATGCTCGACGCGGGTATTAACTGCCAGACCACCCAGCCGACTCTTTCACTGTTGTATGACGAGGCGAACCCCGAAGAGTTCGTCATGAAGTGCATGGAATGTGTAAAGACAGGCGCTGGCTATCCTGCAATTATGAACAACCGCGTAGCAATGGAATTCTTACTGAACCAGTATGCTCACGAAGGCATGACGGTTCAAGAGGCGCGCGCATGGTCAGTTGGCGGCTGCCTTGAGACTTCTCCCGGAACTTGGATGCCGCTTCACCTGAACGGCAAACTTTACTGGATTCCTGGCGGATCTGCACAGCCGACTTCAGTTGGTATTCACTTCCTAAACAATCCAAAGATTCTTGAACTTGCGCTCAATAACGGTTTTGATAAGCGCACGGGACTTCAGGTCTTCCCACCACACGATAAGTCCTTCGAGACGTTCGAAGAGCTGGATGAGCAGTACAAAGTGTATTACCAGAAGGCTTGTGAAGTTCTGAATAAGTGCATGAACATCCAGCATGATGTCTGGCGTAAGTTCACCCCGTCCATGGTCAATTCACTGCTTAAACCGAATTGTCTCGAGAAGGGTCTCGGTATTGCGCACAAGGGCTACCGCTACAATTCGACGTTTAATATCGAGTGCTGCGGAACGTGCAATCAGATTAATTCTATGGCAGCCATTAAAAAGCTCGTGTACGAAGATAAGAAGTACACGCTTGAACAGCTTAAGGATGCGCTTGACAACAACTTCGGCTATAAAACCTCTAAGGAAGTTGGTTCCGAATCTTTGAAAGATCAGGAAAAGCGCACGGATGACGACGGTCGTTACGATGAGATTCATGCGGATTGTCTGCGCGCTCCGAAGTATGGCAATGATGACCCATATGTTGATCAGATGCTCTATGACTGGGAGCAGTGGTTCTGCAACGATTTGCCGGCAACTATTGAGAATCTCTATGGTGAGCCGTATTACGTCTGTCAGATGTCCGTATCAACTCACGGTCCCGAGGGCGCAGTTACTGCCGCTACCGCCGACGGTCGTCTCCAAGGCACCACTTTTGCCGACGCTTCGATGTCCGCTTATCCAGGTACGGATACTCATGGACAGTATGCACTTTTTGAATCAGCGACCGGCTGGGATCACTCTATGTCCCAGAACAGCCAGATGAATCTCAAGCTTCATCCGAGCGCCGCGAAAGGCATTGAGGGCTCAAGGAAACTGATGGATCTTACTCGCGCATACATGCGTAAGGGAGGCTTCCATATCCAGTACAACATTATTGACTCTCGCATACTTAAAAAGGCACAGGCGAACCCCGAGAATTACCGTACGCTGCTCATTCGTGTTGCAGGATTCACACAATATTGGGTTGAGATTGGCAAGCCAATTCAGGATGAGGTAATTGCTCGTACCGAGTATGAATCCATTTAA
- the hpdA gene encoding 4-hydroxyphenylacetate decarboxylase activase, translating into MRRSLSAPIAHEQKDLKGRIFDIQSFSVHDGPGCRTLIFMSGCPLRCSWCCNPESFYNRQGKLYMGSKCINTASKPCTRCTNACPYGAVHDNSQDPEHPMKFDWELCHTCTTLECIDACFDDALVRISKEYTVEEIMYILERDRHYWSGNGGVTFSGGDPMFQPEFLEAVLARCDELYIHKAIETEALADTPTYLRIMRYMDFAFNDLKCMDSELHRAYTGVGNERILNNIRAFANSGNHTRLILRAPVIPGLNDSKENFSKVADFMNEIGLDEFNLLPFHRLGVSKWEELSMDYAFKNEQPTPPHTLAKLQKVLLDRNIKCYLGSDTPF; encoded by the coding sequence ATGAGAAGGAGTTTGTCTGCTCCCATAGCTCACGAGCAAAAAGACCTTAAAGGACGCATTTTTGATATTCAGTCGTTCAGTGTCCATGACGGACCGGGCTGCCGAACTCTCATCTTTATGTCAGGCTGTCCTTTGCGCTGCTCTTGGTGCTGCAATCCGGAAAGTTTCTATAATCGCCAGGGTAAGCTCTACATGGGTTCAAAATGTATCAATACGGCAAGCAAGCCCTGCACTCGATGCACAAATGCATGTCCCTACGGAGCGGTACATGACAATTCACAGGACCCTGAGCACCCCATGAAATTTGATTGGGAACTTTGTCATACTTGTACGACGCTCGAGTGCATCGACGCGTGTTTTGATGACGCGCTCGTAAGAATCTCAAAGGAATATACTGTCGAAGAAATAATGTACATCCTTGAGCGAGATCGTCACTATTGGTCAGGTAACGGCGGTGTAACCTTCTCTGGTGGCGACCCAATGTTCCAGCCGGAATTCCTTGAAGCGGTTCTCGCAAGGTGTGATGAACTATACATTCATAAAGCAATTGAAACGGAGGCTCTTGCTGATACTCCTACGTATCTGCGCATCATGCGCTATATGGACTTTGCATTCAATGACCTAAAATGCATGGATTCTGAGCTTCACCGAGCCTATACAGGAGTTGGAAATGAGCGCATCCTCAATAATATCCGCGCTTTCGCAAACTCCGGAAATCACACACGGCTTATCCTTCGCGCTCCCGTTATTCCAGGGCTCAATGACTCCAAAGAAAACTTCTCCAAAGTCGCTGATTTTATGAACGAGATAGGCCTTGACGAATTCAATCTCTTGCCCTTCCATCGTCTTGGTGTATCAAAATGGGAAGAGCTCAGTATGGATTATGCATTCAAGAACGAGCAGCCAACTCCTCCTCATACACTAGCCAAACTCCAGAAAGTTCTTCTCGATAGAAATATCAAATGCTACCTGGGAAGCGATACGCCATTCTAG
- a CDS encoding response regulator: MRTPRILFVCVDPDARNNFKQELSHYGYDVVLCYRGEEALRIIEKNTVDVLVFSLELQDMNGFEACRLVRLKYDFLAYPIVVHALRDSAELRLAAFRAGANIFTFEPVKFDRLHYVLSLLVSGRRRYKRSVPAEDFLRIVDREYCASREIDDFITTDTGSLRKSDILRWAGILSKESGIAEEQRAIVHEMINYTLDLLATYGSIAEVLEHLNEMWAGTSIWIEFKKLFEYGHGNFHLDAKSTHTTDGITALMLLLCSYLLSGQTPMEAISALYEIETINADEVDVLNRVITADSFMNRVFNQGV, encoded by the coding sequence GTGCGTACTCCGCGTATTTTATTTGTATGTGTTGATCCCGATGCGAGAAACAACTTTAAGCAAGAGCTCTCACATTATGGCTATGATGTTGTTCTTTGCTATCGCGGAGAAGAGGCACTGAGAATTATAGAAAAAAATACTGTTGATGTGCTTGTTTTCTCACTTGAGCTTCAGGATATGAATGGTTTTGAGGCCTGCCGTCTGGTTCGTCTCAAGTATGATTTTCTCGCGTATCCTATTGTGGTTCATGCCTTGAGAGATTCCGCAGAGTTGCGTTTAGCCGCCTTTAGAGCTGGAGCCAATATCTTTACCTTTGAACCTGTGAAGTTTGACCGCCTACACTATGTTCTTTCACTGCTGGTTAGCGGACGTCGCCGGTATAAAAGAAGTGTTCCCGCTGAAGATTTTTTAAGAATCGTCGATAGAGAGTACTGCGCGTCAAGAGAGATAGATGATTTCATTACTACCGATACGGGAAGTTTGCGAAAGTCCGATATTCTCCGTTGGGCCGGTATCCTTTCTAAGGAGAGCGGGATTGCGGAGGAACAGCGAGCCATTGTGCATGAAATGATTAACTATACCCTTGACCTGCTCGCAACGTATGGCTCCATTGCAGAAGTGCTTGAACACCTTAATGAAATGTGGGCCGGAACAAGCATTTGGATTGAATTCAAAAAGCTTTTTGAATATGGGCATGGAAATTTTCATCTGGATGCTAAAAGTACCCACACCACTGATGGCATTACGGCGCTTATGTTGCTGCTTTGCTCATATCTGCTTTCTGGTCAAACACCGATGGAAGCTATTTCTGCCCTATATGAGATCGAAACAATAAACGCCGATGAGGTGGATGTACTCAATCGCGTTATTACCGCGGATTCCTTTATGAATCGCGTTTTTAACCAAGGCGTATGA
- a CDS encoding LuxR family transcriptional regulator produces the protein MISNVSRGLQPSEWVRMVGRGSLQDYQDCFARDTHIPIHLIDRKGNPLLIPSKKLFFCDFVKTSIDHDCSGVNRINMDDVAAHYDKTHSFEPLVKCCDFGISSFVAPVYFNGELMGFWHCPGFTYADSPHAKQLHAKFDLPILTHAAFTSALSMLIIICRLLDIHLDNATKLSMTEPASDQTISSQLTRRENEVASLVCCGMSNAQIAKKLYVSEKTIKTHLSNIFSKLGVRNRVQLICDYSSAMDTDGHSELEVM, from the coding sequence ATGATTTCTAATGTATCACGTGGCTTACAGCCGTCGGAGTGGGTCCGGATGGTTGGCAGAGGATCTCTCCAAGATTATCAGGATTGTTTTGCAAGGGATACGCACATTCCTATCCACCTTATTGACCGCAAAGGCAATCCCTTGCTTATTCCTTCAAAAAAACTATTCTTTTGTGATTTCGTCAAGACAAGTATTGATCATGATTGCAGCGGCGTTAACCGAATTAATATGGATGATGTTGCGGCTCACTATGACAAGACTCACAGTTTTGAGCCATTAGTGAAATGCTGTGATTTCGGTATTTCAAGTTTTGTGGCTCCTGTGTATTTTAATGGAGAACTCATGGGATTTTGGCATTGTCCTGGATTTACGTATGCAGATTCGCCTCACGCCAAGCAGCTTCATGCCAAATTCGATCTTCCTATTCTTACTCATGCAGCATTTACGAGCGCTCTTTCCATGCTCATAATCATCTGTCGTTTGCTCGACATTCACCTTGATAATGCGACCAAACTCTCTATGACAGAGCCTGCATCTGATCAGACTATTTCAAGTCAATTGACACGTCGTGAGAATGAGGTTGCCTCACTGGTGTGTTGCGGCATGTCAAATGCTCAAATTGCAAAAAAGCTGTATGTAAGCGAGAAAACCATCAAAACGCATTTAAGTAATATTTTTTCAAAACTTGGTGTTCGCAATCGAGTACAGCTTATCTGTGACTATTCTTCTGCTATGGATACTGACGGTCATTCGGAACTGGAGGTGATGTAA
- the upp gene encoding uracil phosphoribosyltransferase gives MAKYDETRLFVMDHPLVQHKLHILRDKTTTTKQFRELVNELAILESYEAMRDFPLEDVEVETPLETMTAKRIAGKKVAIIPILRAGLGMVDGVLELVPSARVGHVGMYRDPETHEPHQYYCKFPPDVENRTCLVVDPMLATGGSLTAAIQFLREAGVKDIRCLTIVSCPEGVKAVLDFDPNVRLYTCTVDRQLDESAYILPGLGDAGDRIYGTK, from the coding sequence ATGGCAAAGTACGATGAAACCCGTTTATTTGTGATGGACCATCCACTGGTGCAGCATAAGCTCCACATTCTCCGCGATAAGACGACTACAACCAAGCAGTTCCGTGAGCTCGTCAACGAGCTGGCTATCTTAGAGTCTTACGAGGCGATGCGTGATTTTCCGCTTGAAGACGTTGAAGTTGAGACTCCGCTTGAAACTATGACAGCAAAGCGTATCGCCGGCAAAAAGGTCGCGATCATCCCCATTCTCCGCGCGGGGCTGGGTATGGTTGACGGCGTGCTTGAGCTGGTTCCTTCTGCGCGCGTAGGTCATGTGGGCATGTATCGCGATCCGGAGACGCATGAGCCCCATCAGTACTACTGCAAGTTTCCACCTGATGTGGAAAACCGTACCTGTCTCGTGGTTGACCCCATGTTGGCTACGGGCGGTTCTCTGACGGCCGCGATTCAATTTCTACGCGAAGCGGGCGTAAAGGACATTCGCTGTCTCACGATTGTGTCGTGCCCCGAAGGCGTAAAAGCCGTGCTTGATTTTGATCCCAACGTCCGTCTGTATACGTGCACCGTGGATCGTCAGCTGGACGAGAGCGCCTATATTCTCCCGGGTCTTGGTGACGCTGGCGACAGAATCTATGGTACTAAGTAG